A part of Helicobacter fennelliae genomic DNA contains:
- the dcd gene encoding dCTP deaminase, which translates to MGLKSDKWIKHMSLKHKMIEPFCEKQIDKDVISFGLSSYGYDIRVSDEFMIFSNVDSVVVDPKDFDQKNVVTKIAQNGFCIIPPNSFALARTVEYFKMPRDVLAICVGKSTYARCGIIVNVTPFEPEFEGHITIEISNTTPIPAKIYANEGIAQVLFLQGDEPCEISYKDKNGKYQGQTNITLPRIL; encoded by the coding sequence ATGGGACTCAAATCAGACAAATGGATCAAACACATGAGCCTTAAGCACAAAATGATCGAGCCATTTTGCGAAAAACAAATCGACAAAGATGTGATCTCTTTTGGTCTGTCAAGCTATGGTTATGATATTCGGGTGAGTGATGAGTTTATGATTTTTAGCAATGTAGATTCTGTGGTTGTCGATCCTAAAGATTTCGATCAAAAAAATGTAGTAACCAAAATCGCTCAAAATGGATTCTGCATTATTCCGCCAAATTCTTTTGCGCTTGCTCGCACGGTTGAGTATTTCAAAATGCCTCGTGATGTGCTTGCAATTTGCGTAGGCAAAAGCACTTATGCGCGATGTGGAATCATTGTCAATGTAACCCCATTTGAGCCAGAATTTGAAGGGCATATCACGATTGAAATCTCAAACACAACGCCAATTCCAGCAAAAATTTATGCTAATGAAGGAATCGCGCAAGTGCTGTTTTTGCAAGGAGATGAGCCCTGCGAAATAAGCTATAAAGACAAAAATGGCAAATATCAAGGACAGACAAACATTACACTTCCAAGAATACTTTAA
- the accB gene encoding acetyl-CoA carboxylase biotin carboxyl carrier protein, whose translation MNLVEIKKLIEIFNNNSEIAKLSLKQDNFELKLDKNATITPIQTLSSAPMQPAPQAMPLQATTQTAPLPSPSLESKVDSESSEYITSPMVGTFYHKPSPDASPYVAIGDTIKKGQTIGIIEAMKIMNEIEAEFDCKVIAIETADGQPVEYGSKLIRVEKI comes from the coding sequence ATGAATTTGGTTGAAATTAAAAAACTCATTGAAATTTTTAACAACAATAGTGAGATTGCGAAATTAAGCCTTAAGCAAGATAATTTTGAGCTTAAGCTTGATAAAAATGCAACAATTACTCCTATTCAGACACTTTCTTCTGCGCCTATGCAGCCTGCACCACAAGCTATGCCTCTGCAAGCAACTACACAAACTGCCCCTTTACCATCGCCTTCTTTGGAATCTAAAGTAGATTCTGAGAGTAGTGAGTATATCACTTCACCAATGGTTGGGACTTTTTATCATAAGCCAAGCCCTGATGCTTCGCCGTATGTAGCCATTGGCGATACGATCAAAAAAGGTCAGACAATAGGGATCATTGAAGCGATGAAGATTATGAATGAAATTGAGGCCGAGTTTGATTGTAAGGTGATAGCCATAGAGACTGCAGATGGGCAGCCTGTCGAATATGGAAGCAAGCTTATTAGGGTGGAAAAAATATAG
- the thrB gene encoding homoserine kinase, whose translation MTISVPATTANLGPGFDCLGLSLEFRNEFKLLPAQNTSVQIYGEGEGVERFLIDNMFVKIFRKTLKELSIPKQHFSFIFTNQIPVSRGMGSSSAVIIGAISAAYMLAGIPLDKNKILENALVYEHHPDNITPAIFGGFNIAVLDTYQNQKKVYHSTHKMPSFLRAVMVIPGRSISTKYSRQTLPKKYTTTEAVFNLSRASLLSAAFIKGEWELLRVASKDRFHQERRMRNFPILFSVQKCALENGALMSTLSGSGSSFFNLCYEDDVNRLKDALQKRFYNFRIVDMKLDNEGLQILPNQE comes from the coding sequence ATGACTATAAGCGTTCCTGCGACGACAGCAAATTTAGGACCGGGTTTTGATTGTTTGGGGTTGAGTTTAGAATTTCGCAATGAATTTAAATTGCTTCCTGCGCAAAATACAAGCGTGCAGATTTATGGAGAAGGAGAGGGTGTTGAGCGGTTTTTGATTGATAATATGTTTGTAAAAATTTTTCGAAAAACACTCAAAGAACTTAGTATTCCAAAGCAGCATTTTAGCTTTATTTTTACAAATCAGATTCCAGTCTCTCGCGGAATGGGATCAAGCTCGGCTGTCATTATTGGCGCGATTAGCGCGGCTTACATGCTTGCAGGAATACCACTTGATAAAAACAAGATTTTAGAAAATGCACTTGTGTATGAGCATCACCCTGATAATATCACGCCTGCGATTTTTGGTGGCTTTAATATCGCGGTTTTGGATACATATCAAAACCAAAAAAAAGTCTATCATTCTACTCACAAAATGCCTTCATTTTTGCGCGCGGTTATGGTTATACCCGGGCGATCTATTTCTACCAAATACTCTCGTCAAACCCTTCCAAAAAAATACACAACAACAGAAGCTGTATTTAATCTCTCTCGCGCTAGCCTTCTTTCAGCAGCATTTATCAAGGGCGAATGGGAGCTTTTGCGTGTGGCGAGCAAGGATAGATTCCATCAAGAGCGACGAATGAGGAATTTTCCTATTTTGTTTTCTGTGCAAAAATGCGCGCTTGAAAATGGTGCATTGATGAGCACGCTTTCAGGAAGTGGGTCGAGTTTTTTTAATTTGTGCTATGAAGATGATGTCAATCGCCTCAAAGACGCGCTCCAAAAGCGGTTTTATAATTTTCGCATTGTGGATATGAAGCTTGATAACGAGGGATTGCAGATTCTGCCAAATCAGGAGTGA